The genomic segment CGACCACATCCAGTCATGTACTGGAAAAAGGAAACCAGAGCCGTTATCCGTGACGAAGACTGGAAACTTATTCGTTACCCAGATAGACCTGCAGAGTTATACAATTTAGCATCTGATACAGGCGAGCAACACGATTTAGCTGCGAAACACCCAGAGCGTGTGAGAGCAATGTTTAAGTCATTATTCGATTGGGAATTAACGCTTGAGCGCCCAAGATGGTTATTAAAGCGTAAGTTTGAAAAATATGATTTAGACAGAATGGATAAATATCGTGAGCCTGCAACTCAATAAGTATAAAAACAAAATAATAAGCCGGTGAATACAAATGAAAATTGAATCAGTAGAAGCCTTGTTGGGCTGCGTTGGCGCAAGAAATCAGTTACTTGTTAAAGTCGTGACTGAATGCGGCATCGTTGGGTGGGGCGAATCAGGTTTATCCAATCGTGAATATGCAGTGATGGGGGCTGTTAAACACTTTGCGTCATTCCTTAAAGGTAAGGACGCACGACAAATTGGCCGTATTTGGCAAGAATTATACCGCAGCCATTACTTCGAAGGTGGCCGTGTTGTCACCGCTGCCATCTCTGCAATTGATATCGCCTTGTATGACATACTAGGTAAAAAGTTAAATGTACCTGTATATCAATTACTCGGTGGCAAACAGCGTGACACTATTCCTTGTTTTGCTTGTTGTTACACAGAGGCTGATCCCGATAAACTTGACGAACTTGCCAAAGAGGCCTTGGCCTTAGTTGAGTTAGGTTGGACGACCATTCGAGTGATACCGAGTCGTTTTGATGATCCAGTTTACTTTGAACCGCAAGAGTCTATCACTCGCACAGCTCGCTGTTTAAATGACTTACGCAAAATACTGGGGCCAGATATTACCTTAGGTATTGATTATCATCATAGGTTGAGCGTGGCTGAAACCGCCTCATTTTGTCAGCGTTTAGCGCCAGACACCTTAGATTTTATTGAAGAGCCTATTCGTCACGAATCTCCTGATGCGTACAAAACTTTAAGAACCATGACAAACATTCCATTTGCTATCGGCGAAGAATTTAGCTCTAAATGGGCCGCCAAGCCTTATATTGAGCAAGGTTTGACGCAATATTTGCGTGTGGATGTGTGTAATATTGGTGGTCTCACTGAGGCGATGAAGGTTTCAGGCTGGGCAGAAGCACATTATATTGATGTCATGCCTCATAACCCCCTAGGGCCAGTTTGTACTGCTGCAACCAACCATTTTGCAGCAGCTTTACCTAACTTTAGTTTAATGGAAACCCATCAAGGGCCGTTCAGCCCATTTGGAGCCCATGATAAGGCACTATTTCCTGTGCAGCATACTTTATCTGGCCCTCAATTTACGGTACCTGAATTACCCGGCTTAGGTGTCGAAGTGAATGAAGCCGCGTTTAGAAAAGCGACGCCGATTGAAGTTGAAGCGCCGCATTTAAGCAAACGTGATGGTTCACATACCAATTGGTAGTTTGACTAGGGACTGATTGAATGCAGTAAAATAACAGCATGTGTTACAAGGGATGTTATGAGTAAGCTTTTTGATGCAAGAATTAACTATGTTGGTGAAAGCCCGTTGTGGCATCCACTTACGCAAACGCTTTATTGGGTTGATTTTCCCAATAAATTAATCAGAGGTAAGAGTGCTACACAAACTGTGGAATATCAGTTAGCAGAAATGGCTACGGCCATAGGTTGGATTGATGAAGCCCATTTATTAATTGCGACAGAAACAGGCTTATATCAGTTTCACTTATTAACTCAAAAAACAGTGTTAATTATTAATGTAGAACATACATTAACAACGAATCGCAGTAATGATGGAAGGGCAGATCCTTGGGGCGGCTTTTGGATCGGCACAATGGATAACGAGGCAACCCTCAATAAAGGCAGTTTTTATCGTTACTATCAAGGTGAGCTGACTCAATATATTTCAGAACTGACTATTCCTAATGGGATGTGCTTTGATAAGTCTCGTTGCCGGGCATATTACGCCGATTCACAGTCGCAGAAAATGTTTAGTCTTGAACTAGAC from the Shewanella japonica genome contains:
- a CDS encoding SMP-30/gluconolactonase/LRE family protein, translated to MSKLFDARINYVGESPLWHPLTQTLYWVDFPNKLIRGKSATQTVEYQLAEMATAIGWIDEAHLLIATETGLYQFHLLTQKTVLIINVEHTLTTNRSNDGRADPWGGFWIGTMDNEATLNKGSFYRYYQGELTQYISELTIPNGMCFDKSRCRAYYADSQSQKMFSLELDPENGAPLAGVKPTLFADFSSTKFSPDGAVVDASGNVWVALWDGACVVCISPSGEELSRIDVGTLRPTCPGFGGVNAHQLYTTTAQCGLEQEPVLPHEHGTTLLVSEQIKGVYEPAVIIA
- a CDS encoding mandelate racemase/muconate lactonizing enzyme family protein, whose translation is MKIESVEALLGCVGARNQLLVKVVTECGIVGWGESGLSNREYAVMGAVKHFASFLKGKDARQIGRIWQELYRSHYFEGGRVVTAAISAIDIALYDILGKKLNVPVYQLLGGKQRDTIPCFACCYTEADPDKLDELAKEALALVELGWTTIRVIPSRFDDPVYFEPQESITRTARCLNDLRKILGPDITLGIDYHHRLSVAETASFCQRLAPDTLDFIEEPIRHESPDAYKTLRTMTNIPFAIGEEFSSKWAAKPYIEQGLTQYLRVDVCNIGGLTEAMKVSGWAEAHYIDVMPHNPLGPVCTAATNHFAAALPNFSLMETHQGPFSPFGAHDKALFPVQHTLSGPQFTVPELPGLGVEVNEAAFRKATPIEVEAPHLSKRDGSHTNW